A section of the Oryza sativa Japonica Group chromosome 1, ASM3414082v1 genome encodes:
- the LOC4325652 gene encoding fACT complex subunit SSRP1-A produces the protein MTDGHLFNNILLGGRAGSNPGQFKVYSGGLAWKRQGGGKTIEIEKSDLTSVTWMKVPRAYQLGVRTKDGLFYKFIGFREQDVSSLTNFMQKNMGLSPDEKQLSVSGQNWGGIDINGNMLTFMVGSKQAFEVSLADVSQTQMQGKTDVLLEFHVDDTTGGNEKDSLMDLSFHVPTSNTQFLGDENRTAAQVLWETIMGVADVDSSEEAVVTFEGIAILTPRGRYSVELHLSFLRLQGQANDFKIQYSSIVRLFLLPKSNNPHTFVVVTLDPPIRKGQTLYPHIVIQFETEAVVERNLALTKEVLAEKYKDRLEESYKGLIHEVFTKVLRGLSGAKVTRPGSFRSCQDGYAVKSSLKAEDGLLYPLEKGFFFLPKPPTLILHEEIEFVEFERHGAGGASISSHYFDLLVKLKNDQEHLFRNIQRSEYHNLFNFINGKHLKIMNLGDGQGATGGVTAVLRDTDDDAVDPHLERIKNQAGDEESDEEDEDFVADKDDSGSPTDDSGGEDSDASESGGEKEKLSKKEASSSKPPVKRKPKGRDEEGSDKRKPKKKKDPNAPKRAMTPFMYFSMAERGNMKNNNPDLPTTEIAKKLGEMWQKMTGEEKQPYIQQSQVDKKRYEKESAVYRGAAAMDVDSGSGGNESD, from the exons atgaCGGACGGCCATCTCTTCAACAACAtcctcctcggcggccgcgCCGGCTCG AATCCTGGCCAGTTTAAAGTGTATTCTGGAGGTCTTGCATGGAAGAGACAGGGTGGAGGAAAGACCATTGAGATTGAGAAATCTGATTTAACGTCGGTGACATGGATGAAAGTCCCCAGGGCCTATCAGCTTGGAGTCAGGACCAAAGATGGCCTGTTTTACAAGTTTATTGGCTTCCGTGAACAG GATGTAAGCAGTCTGACCAATTTCATGCAAAAGAATATGGGCCTCTCACCAGATGAAAAACAGCTTTCTGTTAGTGGTCAAAACTGGGGAGGGATCGATATAAATG GAAATATGCTTACCTTTATGGTTGGTTCAAAGCAAGCATTTGAAGTGTCGCTGGCAGATGTCTCACAAACACAAATGCAAGGCAAAACAGATGTTCTCTTAGAGTTTCATGTTGATGATACTACTGGGGGCAATGAG AAAGATTCGCTTATGGATTTAAGCTTTCATGTACCTACTTCAAATACTCAGTTTCTTGGAGATGAGAATCGCACTGCAGCCCAG GTCCTATGGGAAACAATAATGGGTGTTGCTGATGTTGATTCTTCTGAAGAGGCAGTTGTCACCTTTGAAGGAATTGCTATTCTTACACCAAG AGGACGTTATAGTGTTGAGCTTCATCTGTCATTTTTGCGTCTCCAAGGACAAGCTAATGATTTTAAAATCCAATATAGCAGCATTGTTCGCCTTTTTCTTTTGCCAAAG TCAAACAACCCTCATACATTTGTGGTTGTCACTCTTGATCCACCAATCCGTAAAGGACAAACACTGTATCCTCACATTGTCATTCAG TTTGAGACAGAGGCAGTAGTTGAAAGAAATCTGGCATTAACTAAAGAGGTTCTGGCTGAAAAATACAAGGACAGGCTGGAGGAATCTTACAAG GGTCTGATACATGAGGTATTCACCAAAGTTCTTCGTGGTCTATCTGGTGCTAAAGTTACAAGGCCAGGTTCTTTCAGAAGTTGCCAAGATGGGTATGCAGTTAAATCGTCTCTCAAAGCTGAAGATGGACTGTTGTATCCACTTGAAAAGGGCTTCTTCTTTCTGCCAAAGCCTCCCACCCTCATTCTACATGAAGAG ATTGAGTTTGTTGAATTTGAACGTCATGGTGCTGGGGGTGCCAGTATTTCATCACACTATTTCGACCTCCTAGTCAAGCTGAAAAATGATCAAGAACATCTCTTCAGAAATATTCAAAGGAGTGAATACCATAACCTCTTCAACTTTATCAA TGGAAAACACTTGAAAATAATGAACCTTGGAGATGGTCAAGGCGCAACTGGTGGGGTTACAGCTGTTCTACGAGACACTGATGATGATGCTGTTGATCCACATCTAGAACGAATTAAAAATCAGGCTGGGGATGAGGAAAGTGATGAAGAG GATGAAGATTTTGTTGCGGATAAGGATGATAGTGGATCACCTACTGATGATTCTGGTGGGGAGGATTCAGATGCTAGTGAAAGTGGGGGTGAAAAAGAG AAATTATCCAAAAAGGAAGCTAGTAGTTCAAAGCCACCTGTGAAGAGGAAGCCTAAGGGAAGGGATGAAGAAGGTTCAGACAAAAGAAAGCcgaagaagaaaaaggatcctAATGCCCCCAAAAGAGCAATGACACCATTCATGTACTTCTCAATGGCTGAGCGAGGA AATATGAAGAATAACAATCCTGATTTGCCTACAACCGAGATTGCAAAGAAGCTCGGGGAGATGTGGCAAAAGATGACAG GCGAAGAGAAGCAACCTTACATCCAACAGTCTCAAGTCGACAAGAAACGATACGAGAAGGAATCTGCTGTCTACCGTGGCGCAGCCGCCATGGACGTGGACTCTGGCTCCGGCGGCAACGAGTCTGACTAG
- the LOC136354735 gene encoding uncharacterized protein — protein sequence MEHIPPWTLPPAHRSREVEDEADRDDGEAAVRGAEGRRPQIEEAVVDVRAPPGTTPTPTPARKRTAAASPLGATPAPAPERKGMSAASLPGATPTPTSATERKGTTAASPRGTQSTTPARKGLAVASPPGKPLPTPRRKRNFVAGD from the coding sequence ATGGAGCATATCCCTCCATGGACTCTGCCGCCTGCACACCGGAGTAGGGAGGTTGAGGATGAGGCAGaccgagacgacggcgaggcggcggtgcggggcgCAGAGGGCCGTCGGCCCCAAAtcgaggaggcggtggtcgaCGTGCGGGCGCCCCCTGGAacaacgccgacgccgacgcctgcGAGGAAGAGGACGGCGGCTGCATCGCCGCTTGGAGCAACGCCGGCGCCTGCGCCTGAGAGGAAGGGCATGTCCGCTGCATCGCTGCCTGGAGCAACACCGACGCCGACCTCTGCGACcgagaggaaggggacgaccgcTGCATCTCCGCGTGGAACTCAGTCGACGACACCTGCGAGGAAGGGGTTGGCCGTTGCTTCGCCGCCTGGAAAGCCGCTGCCGACGCCTAGGAGGAAGAGGAATTTTGTTGCTGGCGACTAG
- the LOC107276490 gene encoding uncharacterized protein encodes MALVQVGMGLGRVVLLVGAGMAGSVVIRDGRFADFVAGLQEALRDNDGGGSGSGGGVIDQIEEAVKKATMEVNQMISQPVTVITVDPAVVTTLIAPAAAAGALTYGYMRWKGISIASLMYVTKQNMANAVASMTKHLEQVQSSLAAAKRHLTQRIQHLDDKLDQQKQISGQIKEEVTGARLKLQDIGSEMQKIKQVAHGLGGKLDSIEAKQNYSLAGVMYLVEFIEQNGGRLPRSVEHLQRTARLSGITGDQKQLQGLGQLLAIESATPVGSGLHCTSARLFKAVA; translated from the exons atggcgCTAGTGCAGGTGGGTATGGGGTTGGgccgcgtcgtcctcctcgtcggcgccg GCATGGCCGGCTCGGTCGTCATCCGCGACGGCCGCTTCGCCGACTTCGTCGCGGGGCTCCAG GAGGCTCTGCgcgacaacgacggcggcggaagcggcagcggcggcggcgtcatcgATCAAATCGAAGAAGCCGTCAAGAAG GCGACTATGGAGGTTAATCAGATGATAAGTCAACCAGTTACTGTCATTACTGTAGATCCTGCAG TTGTGACAACGTTGATAGCacctgctgcagctgctgggGCGTTGACCTATGGTTACATGCGCTGGAAA GGCATATCTATTGCTAGTCTGATGTATGTCACCAAGCAAAATATGGCTAATGCTGTTGCAAGCATGACCAAGCATTTGGAACAAGTGCAGAGCTCTCTTGCA GCTGCTAAAAGGCACTTAACCCAGCGCATTCAACATTTGGATGATAAGTTGGATCAGCAGAAACAGATTTCCGGGCAAATAAAAGAGGAG GTTACTGGTGCACGATTGAAACTCCAGGATATTGGTTCCGAAATGCAAAAGATCAAACAAGTGGCTCATGGCCTG GGTGGAAAGTTGGATTCAATTGAAGCAAAACAG AACTATTCATTGGCCGGTGTGATGTACCTCGTCGAATTCATAGAGCAAAACGGTGGGAGGTTGCCTCGTAGCGTG GAACACTTGCAACGAACTGCCAGGCTCTCTGGAATTACTGGAGACCAAAAGCAGCTGCAG GGGCTCGGTCAGTTGCTGGCGATCGAGTCGGCGACTCCTGTAGGAAGTGGACTTCACTGTACCTCGGCACGGTTATTCAAGGCAGTGGCATGA
- the LOC4325653 gene encoding glutamine--tRNA ligase: MGTGGGEGDKSAVLPLEALLALGLDQRTAENALVNSKVTANLAAVIAEAGISGCDKTVGNLLYTVATKYPTNALVHRPVLIDYIVSTKIKNPAQLDAALSFLTNTGPDSLDTGKFEEACGVGVVVSIEEIKSTVNEVLKHNMEAILEQRYHINVGNLCGQVRKRHPWGDAKATKDEIDKKLAEILGPKTDADNVKPVKKKKEKAAKVEEKKAAVVTAAPPSEEELNPYSIFPQPEENFKVHTEIFYSDGNIWRAHNSKEILEKHLKATGGKVMTRFPPEPNGYLHIGHAKAMFIDFGLAKERNGHCYLRFDDTNPEAEKKEYIDHIQEIVHWMGWEPYKVTYTSDYFQALYEHAVELIRKGLAYVDHQTAEEIKEYREKKMNSPWRDRPIEESLKLFEDMRRGLIAEGAATLRMKQDMQNDNKNMSDLIAYRIKFTPHPHAGDKWCIYPSYDYAHCMVDSLENITHSLCTLEFDIRRPSYYWLLVALGLYQPYVWEYSRLNISNTVMSKRKLNRLVTEKWVDGWDDPRLLTLAGLRRRGVSSTAINSFICGIGITRSDNSLIRVDRLEYHIREELNKTASRAMVVLNPLKVVITNLEDEKVIDLDGKMWPDAPADDASSYYKVPFSRIVYIEKTDFRLKDSKDYYGLAPGKSALLRYAFPIKCTEVVYGDNPDDIIEIRAEYDPSKTTKPKGVLHWVAQPAPGVEPLKVEVRLFDKLFLSENPAELEDWLGDLNPNSKEVIKGAYAVPSLATAVLGDKFQFERLGYFAVDTDSTPENIVFNRTVTLRDSYGKAGPK; this comes from the exons atgggcaccggaggcggcgagggggacAAGTCGGCCGTGCTGCCGCTGGAGGCGCTGCTGGCGCTGGGGCTCGACCAGCGCACGGCGGAGAACGCTCTGGTCAACAGCAAGGTCACCgccaacctcgccgccgtcatAGCCGAG GCTGGTATAAGTGGATGTGATAAGACGGTTGGGAACCTCCTGTACACG GTTGCCACTAAATACCCAACCAATGCGCTTGTCCATCGTCCTGTACTCATTGACTATATTGTGTCAACGAAG ATAAAGAATCCTGCACAACTAGATGCTGCTCTGTCATTCCTTACTAATACTGGCCCTGACTCTTTAGATACTGGGAAGTTTGAAGAAGCCTGTGGTGTAG GTGTGGTTGTTTCAATTGAAGAGATTAAATCAACAGTCAATGAGGTATTAAAGCATAATATGGAGGCTATATTGGAGCAGCGATATCATATTAATG TTGGTAACCTATGCGGACAGGTTAGGAAGAGGCACCCCTGGGGTGATGCTAAGGCGACCAAG GATGAAATTGACAAGAAGCTTGCAGAGATATTAGGTCCAAAGACAGATGCTGACAATGTAAAAccagtgaaaaagaaaaaggaaaaagcaGCAAAAGTTGAG GAGAAAAAAGCTGCAGTAGTCACTGCTGCACCGCCATCTGAGGAGGAATTGAATCCATACTCTATATTTCCTCAGCCAGAGGAAAATTTTAAG GTTCATACAGAAATATTCTATAGTGATGGGAACATATGGAGAGCGCATAACAGTAAGGAGATTTTAGAGAAACACCTTAAGGCAACCGGTGGAAAAGTGATGACCCGTTTCCCACCAGAACCTAATGGATATCTTCATATTGGTCATGCCAAG GCTATGTTTATTGATTTTGGACTGGCGAAAGAGAGAAATGGTCATTGTTACCTTAG GTTTGATGACACAAATCCAGAAGCCGAAAAGAAAGAGTATATTGACCACATTCAGGAAATCGTACACTGGATGGGATGGGAGCCCTACAAAGTTACATATACAAGTGATTATTTCCAGGCTTTATATGAGCATGCAGTTGAGTTAATACGAAAAGGGCTAGCCTATGTGGATCACCAG ACCGCAGAAGAAATCAAGGAATAcagggaaaagaaaatgaatagTCCATGGAGGGATAGACCCATTGAAGAATCACTGAAACTATTTGAAGACATGAGACGTGGGTTGATTGCTGAAGGTGCAGCAACACTCCGAATGAAACAAGATATGCAGAATGATAACAAGAATATGTCTGATTTAATAGCATATAGAATAAAA TTCACTCCTCATCCACATGCTGGTGATAAGTGGTGCATCTATCCAAGCTATGACTATGCTCACTGCATGGTGGATTCTCTTGAGAACATTACACATTCG CTGTGCACGCTCGAGTTTGACATACGTCGCCCGTCATACTACTGGCTACTTGTTGCCTTGGGCCTGTACCAGCCATATGTTTGGGAGTATTCGAGGCTAAACATATCGAATACTGTGATGTCTAAAAGAAAG TTGAATCGACTTGTGACAGAAAAGTGGGTAGATGGGTGGGATGACCCTCGTTTGTTGACACTAGCAGGATTGCGGCGACGTGGAGTGTCATCAACTGCAATTAATTCGTTTATTTGTGGAATTGGAATAACAAGAAG TGACAATAGCTTAATTCGGGTTGACCGTCTTGAATATCATATCAGAGAAGAGCTTAATAAAACAGCTTCCCGTGCCATGGTTGTGTTGAATCCTCTAAAG GTTGTAATAACTAACTTGGAGGATGAAAAAGTCATAGACCTTGATGGAAAAATGTGGCCTGATGCTCCTGCAGACGATGCTTCATCCTACTACAAG GTTCCTTTCTCAAGAATCGTTTACATCGAAAAAACTGATTTTCGTCTAAAGGACTCGAAAGATTACTACGGGCTAGCTCCTGGTAAATCTGCCCTGCTAAG ATATGCATTCCCCATTAAATGTACCGAGGTTGTTTATGGTGACAATCCAGATGACATCATTGAAATTCGAGCTGAATATGACCCTTCAAAGACTACTAAACCTAAG GGTGTTCTGCACTGGGTTGCTCAGCCAGCACCTGGAGTTGAACCACTTAAGGTGGAAGTAAGATTATTTGATAAATTATTCCTCTCTGAG AATCCTGCTGAACTGGAGGATTGGCTGGGTGATCTTAACCCGAACTCAAAAGAGGTGATCAAGGGTGCCTACGCCGTGCCATCGCTTGCGACTGCGGTTCTTGGTGACAAGTTCCAGTTCGAGCGGCTAG GCTACTTCGCAGTGGACACAGACTCGACACCTGAGAACATTGTGTTCAACAGGACGGTTACCCTGCGTGATTCGTATGGGAAAGCTGGGCCAAAGTGA